The Deinococcus sp. KNUC1210 nucleotide sequence TACCCGGTCGAGGCGATGCTGCGCGAACTGGGGCGCGACGTACAGCAAACGACGGCCCGCACGGCTGGGACGCGGTGGACAGGGGTACTCCACCTGTCGAGCAGACCCGCCCTGGTACGCCTGGAGTTTGAAGCGCGGCGGGTACGCGCAGAGGTTGTGCCCACGGCAGACTGGACACCTGCCGACAGCCTGGCTCTGCATACGGCCCTGCTGCGCCTGCTGGGGCTCTCCACCGATCCCAGACCCTTCGAAACGCAGCTCCCGCCGCATCTGGCGGCGCTGATCGCTGGGCAGTCGGGTCTGCGCCCCTCGCTGGTGCCCGGTGAATTCGACGGTCTGGTCTGGGCAATTCTGGGGCAGCAGGTCAGATTTCAGACGGCCTGTCTGTTTCGGCGTCGGCTGCTGGAGCGCCTGAGCCAGCCAGTACTGGAAGGGCTGTACGCGCCTCCACAGGCCACCCAGATCCTGACGCTGAGTGTGGCTGACCTCAGAGGCGTGGGCCTGACGTGTGCCCGTGCCGAGTTGCTGCTGCGCGTCGCCGCACTGGTCGCCGACGGATCGCTCGATCTGACGCGGCTGGCCCGTGGAACGGCGACAGGAGCCGAACGCACCTTGAGGGCCATACCTGGCATCGGCCCGTGGACGGCCCGGTATGTGCTGCTGCGCGTTCTGGGCTTTGCCGATGTGGTGCCGCTGAATGACAGCGCTCTTGCTGGCGAACTCCAGCGCTTTTTCGATCTGCCCCGTTTGCCCGGTGCCCGTCAGCAGGAAGTGCTGCTCGCTCCCTTTGCCCCCTTTCGCAGTCTGGCAACCCTGCATTTCTGGCACCGTGCCGCCCGGAGGAACCATGCACCCAGTCACCACGAATCCACTCGCGAAGAATTCAGTTGAATTTGCCCGGCTTCACCGCCAGGGTCTGCTGCTTCCCAACGCCTGGGATGCAGCGAGCGCCCGCATCTTCGAGGCGGCAGGCTTCGCAGCCATCGGCACGACGAGTGCAGGAATCGCCTGGGCCAGCGGCGTTCCCGACGGCCAGCGGCTGAGTCTGGCTGAGATGGAACGTGAAGTGGGCAAGATCGTGAAGGTGCTCGGTATTCCTGTCAATGCCGATATAGAAGCGGGGTACGGCGATACGCTCGGTGCAGTGGCAGACAGCGCTTCGCGAATGCAGGCGCTGGGGGCGGCAGGCATCAATCTGGAGGACGCCACCGGGCAGACAGCAGCGCCGCTGTTTTCCCTCGAAATGCAGCAGCGCCGCCTGGATACAGCCCGTCGCCACGCTCCCACGCTGTTCCTGACTGCCCGCACCGATACCTATCTGCTGGAGTCCGGGCAGAGTGCCCAGGAGCGGCTGGACGAAACGATTCTTCGGGGACAGGCTTATCTGGTGGCTGGAGCCGATCTGATCTTTGTGCCGGGGCTGGGGAAGTCAGAGACGCTGCTGGTGCTGAGTAGAGCGTTTGAAGGGCGGCTGGCGGTGATGGCCGGGCCAGGAAGGCCGCCAGCGTCAGAGCTGCTGAGCGCAGGCATTCAGCGGGTGAGTATCGGGCCCTCTGCCATGTTGCGCGTGCTGGGCCTGACCACCCGTGTGGCCCAGGAACTGCGGCAACAGGGCACCTCCTCCACGCTGGCGGCAGAGGCCCTGAGTTTCGAACAAGCACAGCACCTGTTTCATCAGGGGTGACATATCCTCTGGGTATGAACCTCCTTGTTCTGGGCGGAACGCGGTTTGTCGGCAAATCCATCGTGCTGGCGGCACTCGAACGGGGCCACAGCGTCACGGTCTTCACACGGGGCCAGACGCCCGACGATCTGCCCGCAGCGGTCACGCGGCTGCACGGCGACCGCAGCGAGGGCCTGGACGCGCTGGGAGCAGCCACCTGGGGCGCCTGCATTGACGTGAACGGCTACCTGCCCCGCTTTGTGCGCCACAGTGCCGAGGTGCTGCGGGGGAGGGTAGAGCGGTATCTGTTCATCAGCACCGTGAGTGTGTACGCGCCGGGCGAGCGCGAGACCACGCCCGAGACAGCGCCGCTGATCGAACTGGACGACCCCGCCACCGAGGACATCGCCGCCCACTACGGCGGCCTGAAGGTGCTGTGCGAACGCGCCGTGTCGGAGGTGTACGGCGAGCGGGCCACCCACGTTCGCCCGCATATCGTGGCGGGGCCGGAAGACTACACCCGGCGCTTCACCTACTGGCCTGAAGCGCTGGCGAAGGGCGAGCCGGTCCTGGCACCCGGCGACGGCAGTGATCCGGTGCAGTACATCGACGCCCGCGATCTGGGCATGTTCGTGGTGCATCTGCTGGAAACGGGTCAGGGTGGCATCTATAACGCGGCGGCCCCGTTCAGTTCCTGGCGCGAGTTCCTGGCGCAGATCGCTGCCGGAGTGGGGTCTGCTGCCGAGCTGCACTGGACGCCCGCGACCGAACTGGAAGCGCGTGGCCTGGGCTGGAATGAGTTGCCGCTGTATGTGCCGCGTGCCGCCGACGATCAGGTCCTCATGCGGACCGACACGGCTGCCGCCGTCGCTGCCGGACTTCGTTGCCGCCCGCTGGAAGAAACGGCGCGGGAGACCCTGGCCTGGAGCGTGCAGCAGCCCGCCGAAGCGCGGCCCAGGGCGGTACCGCTCGATTCAGGGCAACCTTGACCCATGTTGCCAGAACCCGCTGGCGACCACCCGGCTGGCTGTGGTGGCTGCTGGGACTGGTGGTGGTGCTGGGATTGGTATCGGTACCGCAGGTACGTGGGTTTCTGGGTGCCGCGTGGCACGCCCTCAGCAACGACGATCCGGCGGTGCGGCGGGCCTGGGTGGACAGGTTCGGGGTGTGGGGGCCGCTGGCCCTGATCGCGGGCATGCTGGTTCAGGCCGCGCTGCCGCTGCTGCCCGCCACCGCCGATGTGATGATCGCCTCGCTGGCCTACGGGCCGTATCTGGGATTTGCCATCGTGTATGTTGGCACGCTGCTGGGCGCGGTGCTGGGGTACGCCCTGGGCCGCGCCGCCGGGGGCCGCCTGATCCGCCGTCTGGCCGGAGAAACCCTGAGCGCCCGTACCGAAGCCTTCGCCCTTGAGCGCGGCTGGAAGGCGGTCCTGCTGATCCGGCTGATGCCCGCTCTCAAGGCCGAAGTCATGAATCTGGTGGCGGGCGCGGTGGGCATTCCCTTCGGGCCGTTTCTGCTGGCCACAGCCCTGGGCGCGGCTCCGGCCACGGCATTGGTGGTGTGGCTGGCGGCCAGTCCGTCGCGGCTGGTGTGGGGCGTGGTGCTGTTCAGCGCCGTGACAGGGGCCGTGCTGCTGGTGCGCTGGCTGCTGGCGAGGCGGAATGCGGGCCGCCAGGGGGAAACAGAAACCCGCGCCGGGCGGGTTGATTTCGTTGCAGCCGATTGAATGCTAGTGCCGGATCACTTCTCGCCGATGTACTTGCCCCAGCCCTCGCGCATCTGGGCAAACTGGCCGTAGGCATAGAATCCGAAGCTGGGTGCACGCGGCGGCATCTTCAGGGGCATTTCGGCCTCGTCGGGGGTGCGGTTGCCTTTGCGCTGGTTGCAGATCCGGCAGGCGGCAACCACGTTGTCCCAGCCGTGCCGCCCGCCGCGCGAACGCGGATGCACGTGATCGATGGTCAGGTCTTCGCGCGAGCCGCAGTACTGGCACAGAAAGTGGTCGCGCCGCAGCACGTTGCGCCGGTTGAAGGGAATCGGGTGGGCGCGGGGACGGCGCACGTAGCGCTTCAGCCGGATCACGCTGGGAACATGCAGCTCGGTGCTGGGCGAACGCACCACGTCGCTGCTCTCTTCCAGCACTTCCGCCACGCCGTACTGCACCAAGGTAATGGCACGTTTGGCGCTGGTGACGTGAAGGGCCTCATACGAGGCGTTCAAAACAAGCACGCGCGGGGTGCTTAAGTTCACCGCCGCGCGTGCTGGAGTAGAGCCGGAAGTGGCTCCTATCTCTATTCCAGCTCTAGGCATTTGTCCTTGCAGTCCAGGCATGTGCTACAGTCTAGCGTTTTTGGGTCAAGACATTGTTGCGCCATCTGGCTTAGGGGCGCATGTGGCAGGTGGCCTGTGCAGGCCGCTTGGCAGGCGGATCGCCGTCAGGTTCTCAGGGTGCTTCTCTGTTCAGACGTTCTGTGCAGACGGCTTCACACAGCACGCGAATCGTTCTTTCCTCACTTCACTTTTCAAAGTGGAGATTACACTGGAGCTATGACTCCTGTACTGGTTCCACTGACCACCCCTGATGAAGTCGAGACGTTCCTGGCCGAGCACCCCACGGCGGGCGTTTTCAAGGCGGGCACCTGCCACAAGACCATGCAGGGCTTCGGCGTGCTGGAAACCTTCCTTCAGGACCACGACCTGCCCATCGGCTTTATCCGGGTGGTGGACTGGCGGCCTGCCAGCAACCATGTCGCGGCCCGCACCGGCATTCAGCACCAGTCGCCGCAGCTCATCGTGTTCAAGCAGGGCGAGCCGGTCTTTGATGTAGATAACTGGGACATCACCCCCGAGCGCCTGGAGCCGGTCTTCGAGCAGTACGTTCCGGCCCGTGCCGAGGCGGCCGCTGCTGTCGAAGCCGCCAGCACCACCGAACCCTACAAGGCCCTGATGCGTGCCTTCCTGAGCGGCGAACTGCCCGACTGGGCCTTTCAGGATCAGTACATCAATCTGTTCCGCGACGACGCCAGCCTCCGCAGCCAGCGCGAGTTCGAGCTGCTGTCCAAGCTCTTCGGTGATCCCGACGCCTATCACGGCGGTCTGCACCAGCTGGGCGCACCCCAGGAGCGCGGCGATCTGAAAGCGCGGGTACAGTCACTGCTGAACGAGCTGTAAGCAGCGCAGGCTGTAAGGTACTTGTTGTAAGAAGTCTGTAAGAAAAAACATTTGAACGTCCCCTGATCGGGCGTAATTTGTAAAAAAACCGCCGAACAGCGCAGCATAGGAGAAGAACTTCACGTTTTCTTCTATGCTGCGCTCTTCATTGTATGGGGGGTTCACGAAGAAAGGCTCAAAGGATGTTCATCTTTGCGAAAATTACCCCAGCGATGATGACCGCTGT carries:
- a CDS encoding DNA-3-methyladenine glycosylase 2 — translated: MPWPLPKEFMLTAMLTADASCDGSFITGVVSTGIYCLPSCRARKPRPENVVFYQTPVQARAAGLRACLRCRPDDFERGIDPQEQQLEAVLSGLEVREVPTAAALARRLDVGTSKLHALFRQYLQTTPAEWLNRRRVAQVRRHLLTTPHSVGHLAFEAGFESLSAFGMQFRRLCAMTPQGLRALSPGQPFELSLPPGYPVEAMLRELGRDVQQTTARTAGTRWTGVLHLSSRPALVRLEFEARRVRAEVVPTADWTPADSLALHTALLRLLGLSTDPRPFETQLPPHLAALIAGQSGLRPSLVPGEFDGLVWAILGQQVRFQTACLFRRRLLERLSQPVLEGLYAPPQATQILTLSVADLRGVGLTCARAELLLRVAALVADGSLDLTRLARGTATGAERTLRAIPGIGPWTARYVLLRVLGFADVVPLNDSALAGELQRFFDLPRLPGARQQEVLLAPFAPFRSLATLHFWHRAARRNHAPSHHESTREEFS
- a CDS encoding isocitrate lyase/phosphoenolpyruvate mutase family protein; this translates as MHPVTTNPLAKNSVEFARLHRQGLLLPNAWDAASARIFEAAGFAAIGTTSAGIAWASGVPDGQRLSLAEMEREVGKIVKVLGIPVNADIEAGYGDTLGAVADSASRMQALGAAGINLEDATGQTAAPLFSLEMQQRRLDTARRHAPTLFLTARTDTYLLESGQSAQERLDETILRGQAYLVAGADLIFVPGLGKSETLLVLSRAFEGRLAVMAGPGRPPASELLSAGIQRVSIGPSAMLRVLGLTTRVAQELRQQGTSSTLAAEALSFEQAQHLFHQG
- a CDS encoding NAD-dependent epimerase/dehydratase family protein — protein: MNLLVLGGTRFVGKSIVLAALERGHSVTVFTRGQTPDDLPAAVTRLHGDRSEGLDALGAATWGACIDVNGYLPRFVRHSAEVLRGRVERYLFISTVSVYAPGERETTPETAPLIELDDPATEDIAAHYGGLKVLCERAVSEVYGERATHVRPHIVAGPEDYTRRFTYWPEALAKGEPVLAPGDGSDPVQYIDARDLGMFVVHLLETGQGGIYNAAAPFSSWREFLAQIAAGVGSAAELHWTPATELEARGLGWNELPLYVPRAADDQVLMRTDTAAAVAAGLRCRPLEETARETLAWSVQQPAEARPRAVPLDSGQP
- a CDS encoding TVP38/TMEM64 family protein, whose protein sequence is MTHVARTRWRPPGWLWWLLGLVVVLGLVSVPQVRGFLGAAWHALSNDDPAVRRAWVDRFGVWGPLALIAGMLVQAALPLLPATADVMIASLAYGPYLGFAIVYVGTLLGAVLGYALGRAAGGRLIRRLAGETLSARTEAFALERGWKAVLLIRLMPALKAEVMNLVAGAVGIPFGPFLLATALGAAPATALVVWLAASPSRLVWGVVLFSAVTGAVLLVRWLLARRNAGRQGETETRAGRVDFVAAD
- a CDS encoding HNH endonuclease, whose protein sequence is MPRAGIEIGATSGSTPARAAVNLSTPRVLVLNASYEALHVTSAKRAITLVQYGVAEVLEESSDVVRSPSTELHVPSVIRLKRYVRRPRAHPIPFNRRNVLRRDHFLCQYCGSREDLTIDHVHPRSRGGRHGWDNVVAACRICNQRKGNRTPDEAEMPLKMPPRAPSFGFYAYGQFAQMREGWGKYIGEK
- a CDS encoding monothiol bacilliredoxin BrxC family protein, whose protein sequence is MTPVLVPLTTPDEVETFLAEHPTAGVFKAGTCHKTMQGFGVLETFLQDHDLPIGFIRVVDWRPASNHVAARTGIQHQSPQLIVFKQGEPVFDVDNWDITPERLEPVFEQYVPARAEAAAAVEAASTTEPYKALMRAFLSGELPDWAFQDQYINLFRDDASLRSQREFELLSKLFGDPDAYHGGLHQLGAPQERGDLKARVQSLLNEL